The Winogradskyella schleiferi genome has a window encoding:
- a CDS encoding non-canonical purine NTP diphosphatase → MQLVFATNNLNKLEEVQTILPPHIKLLSLKDIAWVEDIPETQNTIEGNAIQKAEYLKKHYGYDCFADDTGLEVEALNGEPGVFSARYAGPQRSAEDNTNKLLTELRDKSNRNARFKTVIALHLNGEIQTFTGICKGEITTQKQGKGGFGYDPIFKAEGYDKTFAEITLEEKNKIGHRGKAVVHLVDFLNTVSESD, encoded by the coding sequence ATGCAACTTGTTTTCGCTACCAATAACTTAAACAAACTAGAAGAAGTCCAAACGATATTGCCACCACATATTAAACTTTTAAGTTTGAAGGATATTGCTTGGGTTGAAGATATTCCTGAAACACAAAACACTATTGAAGGGAATGCCATTCAAAAAGCCGAATATCTAAAAAAACATTATGGTTATGATTGCTTTGCCGATGATACCGGTTTAGAGGTTGAAGCCTTAAATGGCGAACCTGGCGTGTTCTCAGCACGTTATGCCGGACCACAACGCAGTGCTGAAGACAACACCAATAAATTGCTCACCGAACTTAGAGATAAATCCAACAGAAATGCGCGATTTAAAACCGTAATTGCCTTACATCTCAATGGCGAAATCCAAACCTTTACAGGCATTTGTAAAGGCGAAATTACAACCCAAAAACAGGGTAAAGGCGGTTTTGGTTATGACCCTATTTTTAAAGCTGAGGGTTATGACAAAACTTTTGCCGAAATTACTTTGGAAGAAAAAAATAAAATCGGACATCGCGGGAAAGCGGTCGTCCATTTGGTTGATTTT
- the rlmH gene encoding 23S rRNA (pseudouridine(1915)-N(3))-methyltransferase RlmH → MNIKLIAIGKTDNKNLQTLIADYTKRLGFYIKFEFDVIPDLKKVKNLSEAQQKEKEGELILAKTQTSDVLILLDENGKQLDSIAFSGYLQKHMNSGIKNLIFVIGGPYGFSDSVYNRANGKLGLSKMTFSHQMVRLFFIEQLYRGFTILRNEPYHHR, encoded by the coding sequence ATGAATATAAAACTTATAGCCATAGGCAAAACCGACAATAAAAATCTACAAACCTTAATTGCAGATTACACCAAACGACTTGGCTTCTATATTAAGTTCGAATTTGATGTGATTCCTGATTTGAAAAAGGTCAAAAACCTATCGGAAGCCCAACAAAAAGAAAAAGAAGGCGAACTTATCTTGGCAAAAACCCAAACCTCTGATGTTCTAATTCTACTCGATGAAAATGGAAAACAACTAGATTCCATTGCATTTTCAGGCTATTTGCAAAAACATATGAACTCTGGTATCAAAAACTTAATTTTTGTAATTGGTGGTCCTTATGGATTTTCGGATAGTGTTTATAACCGCGCGAATGGCAAACTAGGATTGTCCAAAATGACATTTTCACATCAAATGGTTCGGTTGTTTTTTATTGAACAATTGTACAGAGGGTTTACAATTCTTAGAAATGAACCTTATCATCATCGCTAA
- a CDS encoding HPF/RaiA family ribosome-associated protein, with protein MTVKFQYVNIDTSETLSALTEEKLEKLANKFEFLISAQVYFKHDEKDHDAGKICNIELSLPGPRIFATSNKKNYEMAMNETINDLTRQLKKRKEIYKTH; from the coding sequence ATGACAGTAAAATTTCAATACGTAAACATAGATACAAGTGAAACACTTTCGGCATTAACCGAAGAAAAATTAGAAAAGCTAGCCAATAAATTTGAGTTTTTGATTTCAGCCCAAGTTTATTTTAAACATGATGAAAAAGATCATGATGCGGGTAAAATATGTAATATAGAATTAAGCTTACCTGGACCTCGCATTTTTGCTACTTCAAACAAAAAAAATTACGAAATGGCAATGAATGAAACCATTAATGATTTAACGAGACAGCTTAAGAAACGTAAAGAGATTTATAAAACACATTAA
- a CDS encoding DUF4421 family protein, with the protein MSKQIIFQKAIFIKVFLLLGIYFASSTINAQNIDDLDELLIDRDIENYSIRLFTNFKVNKFSIKNDDSKARFVPNNRHGLGLGFANKKVIVDIGFNLKNPNKEETTRFDLQGTTILEDRHFANVYLQTYKGFTAKNDFDEPFVFRSDVRSVSFGFNYLFTLDDIEFSYALLKAGFSEERHKDIFITGGLGVFGGFDYFSAKTSILSESTNSYFNEQGNIKRYQGAALGVLAGFISYFKLPENISATINVMPGVGLVNKKITLEDDSYRPANPMLYKLDFLLGLGYNFNQFYVSLTYSNGLYSTDLDYDNKYRLNLTKAKLAVGYRFKRKNK; encoded by the coding sequence TTGTCAAAACAAATTATTTTTCAAAAGGCTATATTCATCAAGGTTTTTCTGCTTCTAGGTATTTATTTCGCTTCCTCAACTATAAATGCACAAAATATTGATGATTTAGATGAATTGCTTATCGATAGGGATATAGAAAATTATTCCATACGTTTATTCACAAATTTTAAGGTTAATAAATTTAGTATTAAAAATGACGATTCTAAGGCAAGATTCGTCCCTAATAATAGACACGGCTTAGGACTGGGTTTTGCCAATAAGAAAGTTATTGTTGATATTGGATTCAACCTTAAAAATCCCAACAAAGAGGAAACAACGCGTTTTGACTTGCAAGGCACGACCATTTTAGAAGATCGGCATTTCGCCAATGTTTATCTTCAAACCTATAAAGGGTTTACCGCTAAAAATGATTTTGATGAACCTTTTGTTTTTAGAAGTGATGTACGCTCTGTGAGTTTCGGGTTTAATTATTTATTCACGTTAGACGATATTGAGTTTTCCTATGCACTTTTAAAAGCTGGTTTTTCAGAAGAACGCCATAAAGATATATTCATCACAGGTGGCTTAGGTGTTTTTGGTGGTTTCGATTACTTCTCTGCAAAGACAAGTATATTGTCTGAAAGTACAAATTCCTATTTCAATGAACAAGGAAATATAAAACGCTATCAAGGTGCTGCGCTTGGCGTTTTGGCTGGATTTATTTCTTATTTTAAACTGCCTGAAAATATTTCAGCGACCATCAACGTAATGCCTGGAGTTGGTCTAGTAAATAAGAAAATTACTTTAGAAGATGATAGTTATAGACCAGCGAATCCAATGCTTTATAAATTGGATTTTCTATTGGGATTGGGTTATAATTTCAATCAATTTTATGTCAGTCTAACTTATAGTAATGGCTTATATTCCACAGACCTGGATTATGATAATAAATACCGCTTAAATTTAACCAAGGCGAAATTGGCCGTTGGTTATAGGTTTAAGAGAAAGAATAAATAA